A single region of the Drosophila takahashii strain IR98-3 E-12201 chromosome 2R, DtakHiC1v2, whole genome shotgun sequence genome encodes:
- the LOC138912097 gene encoding uncharacterized protein, translating into MDIVIFARRKHKNTVQDEIFLKFMGENVDIARGFVKGDRVAVDAKWSALAAELNAAGPPVKDVSGWKKAWCVWKGAIKKKLAHNRKESTATGGGPFNQVTVSDVEGSVAAICGIYQMVNGIEEARSFGPPSSDIKAEGDKTIKRPANTSAAIDQTPKRTRVGQTKSLEEVCATQNALMERVVESMESMAATMKMQTEMMAQHLQELKTIEAQKLEVLTKLLGNKN; encoded by the exons ATGGATATAG taATCTTTGCTAGGCGGAAGCATAAAAATACTGTCCAGGACGAAATCTTCCTTAAGTTCATGGGAGAAAACGTGGACATAGCGAGGGGATTCGTTAAGGGCGACAGGGTGGCTGTAGATGCCAAATGGAGCGCACTAGCCGCAGAGTTGAACGCAGCAGGACCGCCTGTTAAGGATGTCTCCGGATGGAAGAAG GCATGGTGCGTTTGGAAGGGGGcgattaaaaagaaattggcGCACAACCGAAAGGAGTCGACTGCTACCGGTGGGGGTCCCTTCAACCAGGTGACAGTATCGGATGTGGAGGGATCTGTGGCCGCAATTTGTGGGATCTACCAAATGGTGAACGGCATTGAAGAAGCCAGATCCTTTGGTCCCCCCAGTTCCGATATTAAGGCGGAGGGGGATAAAACTATCAAGCGCCCAGCCAACACCAGTGCAGCAATTGACCAAACTCCGAAGAGGACTAGAGTGGGTCAAACGAAGTCCTTGGAAGAGGTTTGCGCCACCCAGAATGCTCTAATGGAAAGAGTGGTAGAGTCTATGGAATCGATGGCCGCCACTATGAAGATGCAGACAGAGATGATGGCTCAACATCTGCAAGAACTAAAGACCATTGAAGCACAAAAACTAGAAGTGCTAACAAAGCTACTAGGTAATAAGAATTAG
- the LOC138912096 gene encoding uncharacterized protein, producing MYLEFMEEYEAMGHMSSTNNKIPDSPHYFIPHQCVLRPQSTSTKLRVVFDASSRTSTQVALNDILMVGPTIQEELYSTLLRFRLHKFALAADVKKMYRQVMVDEADRNFQLIVWRRDPSESLKIFKLNTVTYGTSPAPYLAIRCLSRLGEIAQDSCPKAAKVIQNDFYVDDLLTGARSVEDLLSLRDEVSQVLQEAGFELAKWFSNCPELSASESAVMPLTAD from the coding sequence atgtatctggAATTCATGGAAGAATATGAAGCGATGGGCCATATGTCTTCTACGAACAATAAAATCCCAGACAGTCCGCACTATTTCATTCCGCACCAATGCGTGCTGCGACCTCAAAGCACCTCGACAAAGTTGAGAGTGGTATTCGACGCCTCGAGCCGTACATCGACGCAGGTCGCGTTGAATGACATCTTGATGGTTGGCCCCACCATTCAAGAGGAGCTGTATTCGACCCTGCTTCGGTTCAGACTGCACAAGTTTGCGCTTGCAGCAGacgtaaaaaagatgtatcgtcAAGTAATGGTTGACGAAGCTGACCGAAACTTTCAGCTCATAGTGTGGAGACGAGATCCATCTGAGTCTCTAAAAATCTTCAAGCTGAACACCGTGACTTATGGTACTTCGCCAGCCCCCTATCTAGCGATTCGGTGTTTAAGTCGGCTTGGAGAGATCGCGCAGGATTCGTGTCCAAAAGCCGCCAAGGTCATACAGAATGACTTTTATGTTGACGATTTGTTGACTGGCGCCAGAAGCGTTGAGGACCTGCTAAGCCTTCGAGACGAAGTTTCTCAGGTATTGCAAGAGGCAGGATTTGAATTGGCAAAGTGGTTTTCTAACTGCCCAGAGTTATCCGCATCTGAAAGCGCTGTCATGCCGCTAACGGCAGACTAA
- the LOC123003481 gene encoding UDP-N-acetylglucosamine--peptide N-acetylglucosaminyltransferase 110 kDa subunit isoform X2 — MESAVQAYITALQYNPELYCVRSDLGNLLKALGRLEEAKACYLKAIETCPGFAVAWSNVGCVFNAQGEIWLAIHHFEKAVTLDPNFLDAYINLGNVLKEARIFDRTDEKTALSIYLLN, encoded by the exons ATGGAGTCTGCTGTTCAAGCATATATTACAGCGTTACAATATAATCCG GAACTGTATTGTGTGCGCAGCGATCTTGGAAATCTACTTAAAGCCCTTGGTCGTTTGGAAGAAGCCAAA gcATGTTACCTGAAGGCGATTGAAACGTGTCCTGGCTTCGCAGTTGCCTGGAGTAATGTAGGATGCGTGTTTAACGCTCAGGGAGAGATTTGGTTGGCAATACATCACTTTGAAAAAGCTGTAACTCTTGACCCCAACTTTTTGGACGCGTACATTAATTTGGGAAATGTTCTGAAGGAGGCGAGAATATTTGACAG gacggacgagaaaacggccctaagtaTATATTTACTGAATTAG